From Anopheles darlingi chromosome 2, idAnoDarlMG_H_01, whole genome shotgun sequence, the proteins below share one genomic window:
- the LOC125959626 gene encoding odorant receptor 45b-like: protein MEFFTKLRTTFAPKESSYHQANGMVRALQTITLMRFLDKDFLVSKSSRVLLCSHEMNAIIILCAITVNAIQLRTNVDVVVSSALCVLSVMEIFYKLNRLIYLRKSIARMLELVLNDRTHLKGTMEEMVCQKYHRLARKLVWYTVIQYMLAGGMIVVFPGHLRELDRKEPPLGITLPFVDNNQLSWYLVNYIMQSLAIFIIALMFAGLDGPFYIFIAYSAAQLEILINYSQCIGEPSNNEEENRRIIWKIFDVHTRLSSFLGKCSELYRTIYLVQVVSSVMLICVALFHVQYNPSRSHSYGLVCTSVFKMWMFCYTGQLIVSKADEFNIAVTSNRWYALWNRRDLGDILFLQLNAQRHYGFSIGGFGYLCFETFTKIMKTAYSFYAFLQQVMD from the exons ATGGAATTCTTCACAAAACTGAGGACTACATTTGCCCCGAAAGAGTCCAGCTATCATCAGGCAAATGGGATGGTTCGGGCCCTACAGACGATAACGCTGATGCGCTTTCTCGATAAGGACTTTCTGGTAAGCAAATCTAGCCGGGTGCTGCTATGCTCGCATGAAATGAATGCCATCATAATACTGTGCGCCATAACCGTTAACGCAATTCAACTTCGAACCAATGTCGACGTGGTGGTGTCGAGTGCGCTGTGCGTCCTTTCGGTGATGGAAATATTCTACAAGCTGAACCGCTTGATCTATCTGCGTAAAAGCATTGCGCGAATGCTCGAGCTGGTGCTCAACGATCGTACCCATCTGAAGGGTACGATGGAGGAAATGGTTTGTCAGAAGTATCACCGTTTGGCCAG AAAGCTCGTCTGGTACACGGTCATTCAGTACATGTTGGCTGGTGGCATGATCGTCGTTTTTCCGGGTCATCTACGAGAGCTCGATCGCAAAGAACCTCCGCTCGGGATTACACTTCCGTTCGTGGACAACAATCAGCTATCGTGGTATCTAGTAAACTACATCATGCAGTCGCTCGCGATATTCATCATTGCGCTAATGTTTGCTGGACTGGATGGACCGTTCTACATATTCATCGCGTACTCCGCAGCTCAGCTAGAGATACTGATTAATTACTCGCAGTGCATCGGAGAACC ATCTaacaatgaagaagaaaatcggCGCATCATATGGAAGATATTCGATGTCCACACACGTCTCTCGAG CTTCTTGGGCAAGTGTTCCGAGCTGTACCGTACGATCTATTTGGTGCAGGTTGTTAGCTCGGTAATGCTTATATGCGTGGCCCTCTTCCACGTGCAGTACAACCCCAGCCGCAGTCACTCGTATGGGCTGGTGTGTACGAGTGTCTTCAAAATGTGGATGTTTTGCTACACCGGCCAGTTGATAGTGTCGAAGGCGGACGAGTTCAACATCGCCGTAACCTCGAACCGTTGGTACGCGCTGTGGAATCGGCGCGATCTCGGGGATATTCTGTTCCTGCAGCTAAACGCTCAGCGCCATTACGGTTTCAGCATTGGTGGTTTTGGGTATCTGTGCTTTGAAACATTCACCAAG ATCATGAAAACTGCGTACAGTTTCTACGCATTCCTGCAGCAAGTGATGGACTAA
- the LOC125959625 gene encoding uncharacterized protein LOC125959625: protein MSGTLDESNKFCTGLPACVRHLEALRCYQCNSNDDSDCFAPPKNFTEAEYRDNQTVVARLLMECPKDEHNREPFCIKSSVLVLGGSLPDHTRVLRECQYERWGRPCYHVYNGGHEEITCQCDSDGCNGATQHSASIVMFLAMFVGVSYRLLTSGTS from the exons ATGTCCGGTACGCTTGACGAGTCCAACAAGTTCTGTACCGGCCTTCCGGCTTGTGTTCGCCATT TGGAAGCATTGCGGTGCTATCAGTGCAATTCGAACGATGATTCCGATTGTTTCGCACCGCCCAAGAACTTCACGGAAGCCGAGTACCGTGACAATCAAACTGTAGTCGCTCGGCTGCTGATGGAATGCCCGAAGGATGAGCATAACCGGGAACCATTCTGTATCAAATCGTCCGTTCTTG TCCTTGGTGGTAGCCTGCCGGATCATACGCGCGTGCTGCGCGAATGCCAGTACGAACGGTGGGGTCGACCCTGCTATCACGTATacaacggtggccacgagGAAATTACCTGCCAGTGTGATAGCGATGGATGCAATGGAGCCACGCAACACTCTGCGTCGATCGTCATGTTTCTAGCCATGTTTGTCGGTGTTTCGTATCGGTTACTTACAAGTGGAACCAGCTGA